The nucleotide sequence CAATATAGCGGTGAAAGAATAGTTCATCACGGCTTAAAGCATGAAGTCGTCGTTACTATGATGGATCTTCCACCAAACTGCGAAGGAGCTCACGACGCTGCATTTTACGAGAAATGCTTAAGAGATATTTTAAACTCAGATATCAAATTTCATAGCGTTTGTTTTAAAGATGCTAGTGGTACAAGCAGCCCTGAAAAAGTATATCAAACTATAAAAATGGCTAGAAAACTGCTTGGCGACTCCGTGCATTTGCGTCTTCATACTCATGAAACTGCGGGAGTTAGCGTAGCTTGTTATTTGGCTGCTCTTGAAGCTGGAGCAGACGGTATAGACTTAGCTGCATCTCCAGTAAGCGGCGGAACAAGTCAGCCAGATATCCTTACTATGCTTCATGCCGTAAAAGGTAAAAACTATGATCTTGGCGGACTTGATGTAGAAAAAATCCTAAAATACGAAGATGTACTACACGGCTGTTTAAAAGACTACTTTATGCCGCCTGAAGCTACTCAAGTAAGCCCTCTGATACCGTTTTCCCCTATGCCTGGCGGCGCACTTACAGCAAATACTCAGATGATGAGAGACAACAACATACTTGATAAATTCCCAGCAGTCATAAAAGCTATGAGAGAAGTGGTAGAAAAAGGCGGATACGGTACAAGCGTAACTCCTGTTAGTCAGTTCTACTTCCAACAAGCGTTTAATAACGTGATATTTGGGCCATGGAAAAAAATAGCAGAAGGTTATGGAAAAATGGTTCTTGGATATTTCGGTAAGACTCCAGTTGCGCCACATCAAGATATAGTAGAACTTGCTAGCAAGCAATTAGAACTTGAGCCTACAAATGAGAGTGCTATAGATATCGCAGACAAAGACGAAACAAAATCACTTGCCTATACAAAAGCAATCCTTGAAAAAGAAGGAATCGAGCAAACTGAGGAAAATATCTTTATAGCCGCTGCTTGCAAAGAAAAAGGAGTTGCTTATCTAAAGGGCGATGGTAAAGTTATGGTTCGAAAAATAAGCAATATGCCTAAACCTGCGCTAAATCAAACAGCGACTAAAACAAAATCAGAAGCAAACAAATATAGCATAGTAGTAAATGGTAGCAAGTATAATGTTGAAGTTTCTGATGGATTTGATAACTTTGAAATCAAATCAGTAACTCCAGTAACTAACAAACCAGCTCAAACTACAGAGAAAAAAGATAAGTCAAAAACAGAACAAAGCAGTGAAATATCCAGTAGCAATGGATCAAACGAGATAAGAGCTACAATGTCTGCTGGAGTATTTAAAATACTTGTAAAAGTTGGAGATACAGTCGGCAAAGGTCAAACAGTTGTGATACTAGAGGCTATGAAAATGGAAATACCAGTTGAATCGCCAAGCGCTGGAGTAGTAAGCGAAATACTTATAACTCAAGGTCAATCAGTAGATGATGGACAGATATTGATAAAATTATAACCCTAAAAAAGCCATTTGTGCATAGTGTGCAGATGGCTGCTTTTTAAATTTTGAAATTTATTATCTAAAATATACAAAATAAAAGAGATATTAAGCAAAAAATTACTAAAATTCATATAGACTTCAATTAATAAATATTTCAAGAGGTATAACCATGATAAAGGATGTAGATAAGCTAGGACTTAAGGATATAAAAGAAATTTATCATAATTTAAGCTATGACAAACTCTTTGAACACGAAAAAGCAAATGGTGAAGGATATATTACAAATAGCGGAACTTTCGGTGTGGATACCGGTATATTCACGGGCAGAAGCCCAAAAGATAAGTACTTCGTTAAACAAGACCCGAGTCAAAAATATATAGCTTGGGGAAAAGTAAATAAGCCTATTGGCAAAGAAATCTTCGACAAACTACTACACAAAGCACAACAACAATTAAGCGGTAAAAATATATATATTCAAGATGCGTATTGCGGTTCTAGTTTAGCTAGTAGAAAAAGCGTTAGATTTGTAACAGAAATAGCGTGGCAAGCTCATTTTGTAAAAAATATGTTTATCCGCCCAAGTCAAAACGAACTAGCTGAGTTTAAACCTGATTTCGTGGTGTATAATGCTTGCAAGTGTGTTGATGATGATTATAAAGAAGATGGACTAAACTCAGAGGTATTTGTAGTATTTAATATAGAAGAAAATATAGCCGTCATAGGTGGAACTTGGTATGGCGGAGAGATGAAAAAAGGTATATTTTCTATGATGAACTACTGGCTTCCTTTGGAAAATAAACTCTCTATGCACTGCTCGGCAAATGTCGGTAAAGACGGTGATACTGCGCTATTTTTCGGACTTAGTGGCACCGGAAAAACAACTCTTTCAACAGACCCAAACAGAGCTTTAATAGGTGATGATGAACATGGCTGGGACGATGAGGGGGTATTTAACTTTGAGGGCGGCTGCTATGCAAAATGTATAAATTTAGATCCAAAAAGCGAACCTGAAATTTATGCAGCTATAAAAAAAGACGCACTTTTAGAAAATGTTTGTTGTGATGGGTGTGGCTGCGTGGATTACGGTGATGCTAGCAAAACAGAAAATACAAGAGTAAGCTACCCTATAGAACATATAGAAAATCACGAACCGAGCTTAAAAGCAGGTCATCCAAAAAATATCATATTTTTAACAGCAGATGCATTTGGCGTACTTCCTCCTGTTTCAAAACTCACAAAAGAACAAGCTATGTACTACTTTTTAAGCGGATACACTGCAAAAGTAGCAGGAACAGAGCGTGGAATTACCGAGCCTCAAGCAACATTTTCAGCTTGCTTTGGCGAACCATTTATGCCTCTTCATCCAACAGTTTATGCAAGACTTCTTGGAGAAAAGATCGACAAACATCAAGTAAATGTGTATCTAGTAAATACAGGTTGGAGCGGCGGCGCTTATGGTGTCGGCAAAAGAATGAGTATAAAAGCTACTCGCGCTTGTATAAATGCGATACTTGATGGAAGCATAAAAAAATGCGAATTTGAAAACTTTGATAAATTTAATCTTTCTATTCCAAAAGAGTTAGACGGCGTAGAAACAAAACTTTTAAATCCTATAAATACTTGGAATGATAAAACTCAGTATTTGGCAGCTAGAGATAAACTAGCAAATATGTTTGTGGAGAATTTCAACAGATATGAAGATGTAGAAGAAGGCGTGCAATTCGCAAAAGCCGGTCCGACAAATTAGACTTATACGAAATTTCCGTGACTATTTTTAAATTTAGTTACGGAAATTTATCTATTAAATTTAAAAATTAAATTACCTTTTAAAATAAATAATGTTACAATAATCTCTTTTTTGATCAATAATAAATTTACATAGAAGCAAGGTAAGCATATTGACAGCGATAACTGCTTTTAGAGAAATTAACTATCAAAAATATATTTGCTAATGACAATTTTTTGTATAAAAAAGATATTTACTGGTAACAACATTTGTTTTAAATTTAAAACATAAAAAAAGGAAACTTATGCAAAAGATGTGGGAAGGTCGATTTAGCGAGAGTAGCAGCGAACTTTTAGAAGCTTTTAACGCCTCAATCGAATTTGATAAAGAGTTGTATAAACAAGATATCGCTGGTTCAATAGCTCATGCCAAAATGTTAGGAAAATGTGGTATTTTAACTTCTGAACAATCACAAAAAATCATAAACGGACTGCAACAAGTAAAAAGCGAAATAGATAACTCTGAGTTTGAATTTAAAATAGAAGATGAAGATATACATATGGCAGTTGAAAAGCGACTATCTGAGATCATAGGCAAAGAGCTTGGCGGTAAGCTTCACACAGCAAGAAGTAGAAATGATCAAGTGGCTCTTGATTTCAGACTTTTTGTGCAAGAGCAAAGCGTTGTGATTTCAAATTTAATATTAGACTTAATAGCTGTTTTAAAAGATATCGCCACTGAACATAAAAATACTTTAATGCCGGGTTTTACACATCTTCAGCACGCTCAACCAATCAGCCTTGCGTATCATTTATTGGCTTATGCTTTTATGTTTAAAAGAGATTACGAAAGGCTGATTTGCTCTTACCAAAGGAATGACTTAAGTCCTCTTGGCTCATGCGCACTTGCCGGAACTCCTCATCATATAAACCGAAAAATGGTGGCTGAGGAGCTTGGATTTAAAGATATCACGCAAAATGCTATGGATAGCGTGAGCGATAGAGATTTTGCTCTTGAACTTCTTTTTAATATAAGCCTTATATTCACTCATACATCAAGACTTTGCGAAGAGCTTATACTATGGAGTAGCAGCGAGTTTAGATACATTACTATAAGTGATAAATTTAGCACCGGCTCAAGCATAATGCCACAAAAGAAAAATCCCGATGTTGCAGAGCTTATAAGAGGAAAAACAGGTAGAGTGTATGGAAATCTCATTTCGCTTTTAACCGTTATGAAAGCTCTTCCACTTGCTTATAATAAAGATATGCAAGAAGACAAAGAATGCGTATTTGACAGTGTTAAAACTGCTATAAACTCTCTTATCATACTTAAAGAGATGTTAAAAACAACTACTTTTAATAAAGATTTTATGTTAAAAGCTTGTAAAAACGGTCACCTTAGTGCTACTGATTTGGCAGATTATTTGGTAAGAAATTTAGATATTCCATTTAGAGAAGCTCATTTTATCACCGGCAAATGTGTGTCATTGGCTGAAAAACTTGGCAAAGATATAAGTGAGCTTAGCTTAGATGAACTAAAAAGTATCCACTCAGATATCAAAAGTGACGCTTTAGAAGTTTTAAAACTAGAAAACTCAAAAGAAGCTAGGCAGTCTCTAGGCGGCACTAGCAATAAAAGCGTCGATACGCAATTAAACGAACTAAATTTGTTTTTAAATTTAAAAATATAATGTATAAATCACACTCTTTGCTAAGCGGAGTGTGAAATCAATTTTTTAAATTTATAAAAAATTTTATAACTAAATATTATTATTAATGGTATTGATTATCGATAAAGCTATATTAAGCTGACTTGGATATAATTTAAAAATAATTTGCTAATTTAAAGAGGTAAAAATGGATTTATCTAAATTAGAAATAAATCAAAAAGCTATACTTACTGGGATAAGCGGACTGCAAAATACAAAAAGAAGGCTTAGGTCATTTGGACTAGATATCGGATCTCAGATACAAATCAAACAAAAAAGCATAACAAATTCAAACATAGAGATACTAAGCAAACACGGTTTAATAGCTTTAAGAAAGAATGAGGCAAAAATGCTCAGCTGCGAACTGTTGGCTGAAAAATGAGCAAACAGTTTGTAATAGCTCTTGTAGGACAACCAAATGTAGGTAAAAGTCAGTTTTTAAGCTCTATCAGCGGCGCAAATCCAAAAATCGGAAATTTCGCAGGCGTAACAGTAGAAAAATACGAAGCTACACTTGTAAAAGGCGATATCGTTTTAAATTTCATAGATCTTCCGGGGCTTTATAGTATGGACGATTTTTCAAAAGACGAGAGCGTTGCAAAAGATTTTTTGATGAAAAGCAAATACGATATGATATTAAATATCGTAGATTCCACAAATTTAGAAAGAAATTTATTTTTAACTTCTGAGCTTATGGCGCTTGGCAAAAAGATGGTCGTCGCTTTAAATATGGACGATGAAGCCAAAAGCGAAGGCATAGAGATAGACGACAAACATTTAAGCAACATACTAAACATACCCTCCATTAAAATATCATCGGTAAAAAAGACAAATTTAAATAGTCTATTAGATACTATCATCGATATTCTCTCAAAACCATACTCTCCAAACAAACTCAAATTTAGCGATCAAATCGAAGAAGAGCTGATATATCTAGCACAAAAAATCGATGAAGTTGGATTTAAAAAAGATGAAATTTGCTCAAGACAAGCGGCGATACTGTTTTTACTAGAAGATAAGAAATTCTACACGCTGTCTCACGAAGATCCAAAAATACTACTTTTGATACCTGAGATAAAAAAGGTATTTGATGATATAAAACAAAAAACGCAAAATAGCTCCATAGAAGACGTGCTCATCGACGAATACCACTCATTTGCGAAAGGCGCGGCCTTAGAAACTCAAAATATAAAAGCCGGTAAAAACACAGATATCACAAAAAAGATAGATAGCATACTTATACATAGATTTTTCGGGTTACCTATATTTTTATTTTTTATGTGGTTGCTGTTTCAAGCTACATTTACTCTTGGTGAAGTTCCGATGAAGTATATAGAAATGGTGTTTGCGTGGTTTGGAAATAGCATAGCTGCAAATTTAAATGATGATATGCTAAAATCCATAATTGTAGATGGTATCATCGCTGGAGTCGGCACAGTGATACTATTTTTACCAAACATCATCATTTTATTTTTAGGTATAGCGCTTTTAGAAACAACTGGATATATGGCAAGAGTTGCGTTTTTGCTAGATGGATTTTTTCATAAATTCGGGCTTCACGGCAAAAGTTTCATACCGCTAGTTACGGGATTTGGCTGTTCTATCCCTGCGTATATGGCGGCGCGCACTCTAAAAAGTCAAAAAGATAGACTTCTTACTATGTTTATCATAGGATTTATGAGTTGTGGAGCTAGACTTCCTGTATATGTGCTGTTTGCCGGAGCATTTTTCAAACCAGAAAACGCAGGAAATGTACTATTTTTCATCTATATATCAGGCGCTCTTTTAGGACTAATGGCAGCTAAAGTTTTACGCATTTTCGTTTTTAAAGGCAATGATGAACCATTTGTTATGGAAATGCCAAAATACAGACTCCCAAGCGTAAAACTCATCTGGCTTACCATATACTCAAAATCTATGATGTATTTAAAAAAAGCTGGTACTTTTATACTAGCAGCTTCCATTTTAGTCTGGTTTGTAAGTACTTTTCCGCAAAATCCCAACATAGAAGAGAAATACCAACAACAAATTCAAGCAGCCTCCAACGACGAGTTAAAACTAGAGCTTACTCATCAAAAAGATCAAGAACTTATGGAAAATACATATCTAGGAATGTTTGGTAAAGCCATAGAACCAGTATTTGCACCACTTGGTTTTAACTGGAAAATGTCTGTTGCTACAGTAAGTGGGCTTGCGGCAAAAGAAGTCATCGTTTCTACTTTAGGAGTTTTATACTCTTTAGGTGGAGAAGTTAGTGAAAACAACACTACTTTACAGCAAACATTATCTAAAA is from Campylobacter fetus subsp. testudinum 03-427 and encodes:
- the pycB gene encoding pyruvate carboxylase, subunit B (Pfam matches to PF02436.14 PYC_OADA, and to PF00364.18 Biotin_lipoyl, and to PF00682.15 HMGL-like) codes for the protein MAKKFIDVMDTTFRDGFQSVFGARVLMDDFLPAVSAAKEAGINHFEFGGGARFQSLYFYLNEDAFLMMDKFRQAAGNDANLQTLSRGVNTVTLDTGSRELVDLHAKLFAKHNTNTIRNFDALNDVKNLQYSGERIVHHGLKHEVVVTMMDLPPNCEGAHDAAFYEKCLRDILNSDIKFHSVCFKDASGTSSPEKVYQTIKMARKLLGDSVHLRLHTHETAGVSVACYLAALEAGADGIDLAASPVSGGTSQPDILTMLHAVKGKNYDLGGLDVEKILKYEDVLHGCLKDYFMPPEATQVSPLIPFSPMPGGALTANTQMMRDNNILDKFPAVIKAMREVVEKGGYGTSVTPVSQFYFQQAFNNVIFGPWKKIAEGYGKMVLGYFGKTPVAPHQDIVELASKQLELEPTNESAIDIADKDETKSLAYTKAILEKEGIEQTEENIFIAAACKEKGVAYLKGDGKVMVRKISNMPKPALNQTATKTKSEANKYSIVVNGSKYNVEVSDGFDNFEIKSVTPVTNKPAQTTEKKDKSKTEQSSEISSSNGSNEIRATMSAGVFKILVKVGDTVGKGQTVVILEAMKMEIPVESPSAGVVSEILITQGQSVDDGQILIKL
- the pckA gene encoding phosphoenolpyruvate carboxykinase (ATP) (Pfam match to PF01293.16 PEPCK_ATP), which gives rise to MIKDVDKLGLKDIKEIYHNLSYDKLFEHEKANGEGYITNSGTFGVDTGIFTGRSPKDKYFVKQDPSQKYIAWGKVNKPIGKEIFDKLLHKAQQQLSGKNIYIQDAYCGSSLASRKSVRFVTEIAWQAHFVKNMFIRPSQNELAEFKPDFVVYNACKCVDDDYKEDGLNSEVFVVFNIEENIAVIGGTWYGGEMKKGIFSMMNYWLPLENKLSMHCSANVGKDGDTALFFGLSGTGKTTLSTDPNRALIGDDEHGWDDEGVFNFEGGCYAKCINLDPKSEPEIYAAIKKDALLENVCCDGCGCVDYGDASKTENTRVSYPIEHIENHEPSLKAGHPKNIIFLTADAFGVLPPVSKLTKEQAMYYFLSGYTAKVAGTERGITEPQATFSACFGEPFMPLHPTVYARLLGEKIDKHQVNVYLVNTGWSGGAYGVGKRMSIKATRACINAILDGSIKKCEFENFDKFNLSIPKELDGVETKLLNPINTWNDKTQYLAARDKLANMFVENFNRYEDVEEGVQFAKAGPTN
- the argH gene encoding argininosuccinate lyase (Pfam matches to PF00206.16 Lyase_1, and to PF14698.2 ASL_C2), with protein sequence MQKMWEGRFSESSSELLEAFNASIEFDKELYKQDIAGSIAHAKMLGKCGILTSEQSQKIINGLQQVKSEIDNSEFEFKIEDEDIHMAVEKRLSEIIGKELGGKLHTARSRNDQVALDFRLFVQEQSVVISNLILDLIAVLKDIATEHKNTLMPGFTHLQHAQPISLAYHLLAYAFMFKRDYERLICSYQRNDLSPLGSCALAGTPHHINRKMVAEELGFKDITQNAMDSVSDRDFALELLFNISLIFTHTSRLCEELILWSSSEFRYITISDKFSTGSSIMPQKKNPDVAELIRGKTGRVYGNLISLLTVMKALPLAYNKDMQEDKECVFDSVKTAINSLIILKEMLKTTTFNKDFMLKACKNGHLSATDLADYLVRNLDIPFREAHFITGKCVSLAEKLGKDISELSLDELKSIHSDIKSDALEVLKLENSKEARQSLGGTSNKSVDTQLNELNLFLNLKI
- the feoA gene encoding ferrous iron transport protein A (Pfam match to PF04023.10 FeoA); protein product: MDLSKLEINQKAILTGISGLQNTKRRLRSFGLDIGSQIQIKQKSITNSNIEILSKHGLIALRKNEAKMLSCELLAEK
- the feoB gene encoding ferrous iron transport protein B (Pfam matches to PF02421.14 FeoB_N, and to PF07670.10 Gate, and to PF07670.10 Gate, and to PF07664.8 FeoB_C), which produces MSKQFVIALVGQPNVGKSQFLSSISGANPKIGNFAGVTVEKYEATLVKGDIVLNFIDLPGLYSMDDFSKDESVAKDFLMKSKYDMILNIVDSTNLERNLFLTSELMALGKKMVVALNMDDEAKSEGIEIDDKHLSNILNIPSIKISSVKKTNLNSLLDTIIDILSKPYSPNKLKFSDQIEEELIYLAQKIDEVGFKKDEICSRQAAILFLLEDKKFYTLSHEDPKILLLIPEIKKVFDDIKQKTQNSSIEDVLIDEYHSFAKGAALETQNIKAGKNTDITKKIDSILIHRFFGLPIFLFFMWLLFQATFTLGEVPMKYIEMVFAWFGNSIAANLNDDMLKSIIVDGIIAGVGTVILFLPNIIILFLGIALLETTGYMARVAFLLDGFFHKFGLHGKSFIPLVTGFGCSIPAYMAARTLKSQKDRLLTMFIIGFMSCGARLPVYVLFAGAFFKPENAGNVLFFIYISGALLGLMAAKVLRIFVFKGNDEPFVMEMPKYRLPSVKLIWLTIYSKSMMYLKKAGTFILAASILVWFVSTFPQNPNIEEKYQQQIQAASNDELKLELTHQKDQELMENTYLGMFGKAIEPVFAPLGFNWKMSVATVSGLAAKEVIVSTLGVLYSLGGEVSENNTTLQQTLSKSIPFASAMAFIVFVMVYLPCLAATAVFSKEAESKKYTFYLVTFTFCTAWMLAFITYKVITFLNIA